The Vairimorpha necatrix chromosome 11, complete sequence sequence GCTTGTTCTTCCAGCTTACCCTTCCGAAATctgtaattttatttagtatCTTCATTGACGTCTGATTCGCTCTTTCTACTGCGCCTACAGTTTCGTGATGTTCTGGTTTACTGTATTGCCAGTCAATACCGTTCTTTTCGGCCAGGTCTTTGATGTcagaatttataaattcagGCCCGTTGTCAGTCAAGATTCTTTCTGGAATGCCGTGTTTCTCGATAATCAATTGCTGGATTAATCCCATTATTGTCGGCCCTGTTTTATAGTTAATAACAGCTGTCTCGACCCATTTAGAGTAGTGGTCAATAGCAATGAATATGAAGCTGTTTTGACCCGAAGTGTCGCATATGCGTCCTATGAGATCTACCACCCATATTTTGTATGGCCTTTCTGATCGTATaactttgttttttgtgttTCGTAATGGGTATCCCGATTTCAACCACGTTTTACACTTTTCTACGCGTTCCTTGATGTCCTTATGCATTCCTGCCCATTTGTACCTCTGAGAAATCATGAAGCTCATCGTACTAGCGCTAGCATGTCCAACGTATAGATGGTAGGATTCTAAGATCTTCTGTCTGTCTTCATCGCTTGGTCCTGTAGCTTCGatgatatttatatctttcTCTGTCGGGTTTTGTCTGCTTAACCCGTCTGCTCCATTAACCTCTCCTTTTATGTAGGTTGATTGAAATGCATACTCCTGCAACTTCATTGCCCACCTCAGCAATCTACTGGTAGGGTTCTTAGCTTCCCATAGATAAGTCAGCGCTTTGTAGTCCGTCTTCAGTATGAACTCTCTACCCAGGAGGTAGTGTCTATAGTTCTCGATGCCTTTTACAACGGCCCAAAGTTCTTTGTCTGTTGTAGAGTAGTTCTTATGGGCTTTCTTTAAACTTTTGCTGAATGCACTTACGAAGTGCTCCTTCCCATCATCTCCAATCTGTGAGAGGATCGCGCCTATTCCCTGCTCTGACGCATCCGTAGTCAGTATAAACGGTTTCCTGAGATTAATCTTGTATCTTATGTTCTCTTCTGTGAGAAGTCTCTTTAGATCTTCGAATGCCCGTTTCTCCTTTTTGCTGAGAGAAATACTCTTAACACTTTGCTTTGACTCTCCTTTAAACAGTTCGTAGAGAGGGGCTGCTATCGCTGATAAGTTACGGATGAACTCCCTACAGTAATTTATGAGCCCATGAAACGACCGTTTTTGAGCAATATTTACGGCTCATTATACTCGTTTATGGGTTTGACCTTCTCTGTGTCCGGTTTGATCGTCTTGTTTGTGACTATATTTCCtagaattttaatttcttctttgaAGAAGTGACACTTCTTCCTGTTAAGTGCGATTCCTGCTGCCTTAAGCTTACGTAATACGATTTCCAAGTGTTCACGGTGTTCCTGGTGATTTTTAGAATAGATAATAATGTCATCCAGGTATGGTATGACGAATTTTCTGTTTTCTTTCACAAAGATCTTATCCATAGTTCTCTGGAAAGTAGCAGGAGCGATACATAGCCCAAACGGCATCCTGTTAAATTCATAATGTCTTCCTCTCTAGCTGAATGCTGTCTTCTCCTTGTCTACTTCTTCAAGGGCTACCTGATAATATCCCGACGTAGCATCTAATGTCGAAAAGATAGTAGCGTCAGCTAGATCGTCGAGAATTATATCAATTCGTGGGAGGGGGCATTTATCTTTGACTGTTATCTTGTTGAGCTCTCTGTAATCTATACAGAGCCTGATCGACCCATCAGGTTTCGTTACCGGAGCAACTCTACTGTTCCAGGGGCTTctactattttttattacgCCCAACTGCAAGTTTTTCTTGATCTGTTGTGTGATTTACTCTTCGAAGTGCAGAGGAATCTTTCCGTTTTTCTGGTAAATTGCCTTCGCTACTGTTGTCTCGATTTGATGTTTCCCCATGTTGCAAAGTGTAAGCTCTAAAATTTCAGTTTTGAACATGTCATGGTATTTCTCTTCGATTGAGATGTAATTGACTTTGTTAATCAGTGAGCCTTTCTTGACTGTATTGGCGAATTTTCTGATCAGTTGTTCCAGTAATATGGGGTTCGTTCGTATAGCGTCAACTCCTAAGATTATGTAGTCCGGTGTCCATTCTGTGACGCAAGGGCTGAAAGTAATTAAAGTGTTTTCCGTCCtaaaattgatatttaGACATCTTCCTGTAAACTCCAATGGTGTCCCTGATGCTGCTCGTATGATCGTTGAAGATCTGGTAAATCTGATATTTGTCCCTTCGAGGACTCTTGTGGGTATCAGGGAGACATCAGCTCCGGTATCAATTAATGCTCGATGTCGTTTACGATTGAATTCTACGTTTATGTAGCAAGGGTTAGTGAAACAGCTGTTGATCTTGTAGTTTTCTATGGTGTATGGCATATTTCCCTTCTTCGATGGTGCGACCTTCAAAGTCCTGTTATCTAGTGTCTCGTCCGTATTAATCGTGTTACTTTTCATAGGGAATGCTATCCAAGAAACTTCCTCTGTGCGCCTCAGGAATTCACTCCAATCTTGGCATTGTCTAGCAAAATCATAAAGAATTGATTTGAGGACTGAAGGAGACTTCTTGATTACTATGGGGCTGACTGCTTTGTACTCCATTGTTTGTTGCTCTATAAGGGAGTTTCCTTTCCTGCAGAAGTCTATGAAAGCCTCTAGGTTGCCAAATTGTTGCGGTTTAAAAACCCGTCTAGAGTGGCCAGAGTTTTCTGTGAACTGTAAAATCTCGATTTTAGACTCTTAGTAACCTCTGCCAGATCAAGTTCGGACACCCGTTCAAATGCCATTGCTATCCATGAGAGGGCTGGCCCCGTAGACCCAGGCAGATAAGTCTGGCGGTCTGATCTTCTGTCAGTCCAAAAACCCTCGCCGTGAACGTTGTGTCACGCAACCATGTATTTATATCCTCTTCCTTCTTTCCACTGAAGCAGCCAACAGTTTTTATCGCTGTCGCCATGTCGAATGTTCCTTTATTTACGAATTGCATGGGGgtgaaaatatataatatttatagaaggATACGACAATTATAGTTTCTTTTTGAATAGGTTTTTCcaattataaacaaaattatattttattaaaatcattttaaatGAACGCGTCTAGAAAAACAGTTTCTCTAATATATAACAAAAGTACTATATGTTCtaacaaaaatatcttaTAGGCTTGttgaaaaataagataaaGTCCAAAATTACTTTACAACCGGAATACCAATATTAgtagaataaaatatacaataaatattaatgtCTATTAAAGATGATTTgtcaaaaaatacaaatacaaccgatttatattacatttaaatttatatacgATCCAAGAAGAGTtagaaatatcaaaaaaggTACATAGTATCTTATGTGATTAGTTCTTGGTTTTAAGTCAATAGAACATtgttatttcattttttaattggaGTTAATTccgatttaaaaaaaaatcaactAAGTTGAATAGATTTCAATTTATGAGGCATCATGGTCATTGTTCTTGTCGAAATTGATGCCTTCTATTCTTAGGCAGTACACAATACAGCCCCAAATTAACTTTATGATGTTTTATAAaggtaaattttttttaaattcacaAATTTGTCCTATTTATTTCAGTTAGTGCTCTAAATAGATGTTAAAtcttttgatatatttcttcataaattttcttatataatcAGGATGTAAATTAATAAGTaagattttaattttgatatattttcttaaactaaattattcgtttcaaaaaaactatatcCGCGCCCATTACTATGTGGTTTCGATATTATAATCGCCCTTGGGAAATgtcataatatttaataagagATTTGagttcaaatttttaaaatatgtccTAATCCGGGTAGTTATTAatctatatatatatatatatatatatatatcggTACCTGGTTTTCGGGACGAACACTATTATCAGGACATTATTCATATTCTAAACGAGAACAAAGTTTAgaacatattttttggCCTTTGacatatatatacatataaaaaataatactaaCACAAACCTTTAAGAAATACATAATATAATGGtcaaatgaaatttttggTGTTAACATCATAAACGCATAATTAGTTTAAGCAATTGTATCAATTTATCCTGTTACAAGTCAGCAATTAAGTAGGTGCGACGTTTAGGAATTCAAATTTCATCATGCGAATATGGAAAAaggttaaaaatataaaacaagaaTGAGGTTTTACTGATGTTATGTTGGaaattgatatttaaaGTCGTTTcctaaatttgataaaatttgtCATTAACGGCCGAAAAAAATACACATAATTGTATTGTGAACTGTGCATTCACATACTTTCAAAAACGCTGTATTATTGACCATATATcatcatataaaattataaattactaattaaaaataactttaatatttgtttaatcTGTACTAAATGCttgaaagaaaaatatcaGAGACCAATagatttgatattttaccTTTTCtgttaaaattatcaatgCCTGCATTGTTTTGTGTTATTATTTCACTAATATTtctatgtattttttgGATTGTTTGTGACGATTGGATTCAACTTAGTGATATAATAcgattaattttttgtaatgtTAATGCGAAACAAAGCCaatctataatttttatgtaaaactGTACTGTTTTAGAGACagatttttgaataaattgATTTACAACGATCTCATATTTCCggtttaaaagttttagaCCTTTAGGTATCACTTGATGTTATATGTTAGTGTATTGGTGGAAGATATTCgatgttatatattcttatatttatgaACCCCATTATGgagaataaataaatggtgGGATACAAATCGTGAGTTAACAAGTGTTGGCTGTGGTCAAGAGGCCAGAAAACTACTGCAAGAATATAAGATTATTATGTATGAGATCAAAGTTATTGAGTGTAGAGCAATGAAGatttgaagaaaattatttttgaaaaggGAAGTTTGGagctaaaatttttatggttATGAATATAAGTTTAGAGAATCATCATGACATGATAGGAATACGACTAAAAGAGATTGTAAAAGATTATGAAGATGGAGAAGAGAGATTTAGAATGATTGAAGAGGTCACAAAGAAATTgacaaaagaaatatatacaGAGGAGATAGAGCGTAGGAAACGGTATTTGAGGACAATGAGATGTTTTTATTGTGAAAGGTTAGGACATAAAagtaatatattttataatagatACAGAGAGGAGAGAAATAGACAAGAATGTGAGAAGATATATCAAGAGGACAGTAGCAGCAGCGACGGAAAATATTACAGGAATACGTGGGCCGGTAAAAGGCAAAAGAAACAGATAGAAGTTGGGCCAGGTATACTATGGAAACGAACTGGAATTGTTAAAGACCTTAATAAGAGAAGTTATGACACGAcaaattgtttttagagGCAATTAGACTGTTAGAAGAGAATAACATGAGATTAAACTCAAAGAAGATACATTATCGTCAATCTGAAGTTAAATTATTAGGAGTAACATTGAATGAGCAGGATATGATGCCATCCgagataaaaaagaatgaaGCATTAGAATTTCCGAAGTTGCAAAATGTAACCGACgtaagaagatttttaggaTTAAGTGGTTGGTTCAGAGGATTTATAAAGAACTACGCAGAGAAAACGATGCACATGACAGATTGCTTAAGAGGGAAAAACAAAAGTTGGAATTGGACTGAGGAGTTGGATATtgaatttagaaatatgaaaaaagtGCTTAAGAATTTAGGAAAATTGAGGATTGTTAATTACGagaaagaatttttattaagaacGGATGCGAGTAAAATTGGTATGGGAGCTGTACTTTTGcagaaaaatgaaaaagagGAATGGGTGCCGGTACAATGGGCATCAAAGAAATTTACTCCGACTGAAACTAGATACGGAATTAGCGAGAAAGAGATGTATGCCGTATATTGGGGCATAAAGAAGTTTGAGTATGAATTGAGAGGAAGAAAGTTTAAGGTTGAAACTGATCATAAGGCTTTAGCAGAAATAAGAAGAAAGCcatgttttaataataataggATTAACAGGTGGATAGAGATGATTTAAGAGTTTGATTTTGAAATCGAGTACAGGCAACCCGATCAGATGGTTGTTGCTGATGCATTGAGCAGAATTCATGAGGTAAATGAACCGAAGAGAGAAATGATTAGACAAAGAACAGAGAAACAGATAGCGGGAAAATGGTTAAAGCATGTTGAGAAAGTCGGAGAAAAGGAGTACTGGAATTTTGATTCTGGTCGTAGAGCGAAAATACCTGCAGTAGGTGATAGGTTAGAGTAAATGAAGAGGTACCACGAAGAACAGGCCCACAGAGGACTAGGAAGTGTCTATTATGCTATGAAGTTTGACTATTATTGGCCAGGAATTAAGGAAGATATAAAGatgatgataaaaaaatgtgaaAAATGCCAAAAATACAATAGGAAAAAATCAGGAGGATGTGATTTTATTGCGACAAGTAGATACCTAGAAAAGATGgcaatatatttaatcGATTATAGAGAATTGGGTAAATTTGTCTTGTTCGTCATTGATTACTATACGAGAGTCGCATGGGGTTGCGTGTTGAAAGATAAGCGTGCTAGCTCGATAACTggatttatagaaaatttgagTAGAAATGGTAAAAGACCAGAAGAAATCATATCGGACAATGGAAGATAATTTGCAAATGAGGAATTTCATGAGTTATACAGAAAGTTGGATATAACTCACAGAAAGACCAGTATTGAATCACATAAAAGCAATGGGAGAGTTGAAAGAGTTATTGTAACGTTGAGAGAATCTGTTTTGAAAATGAATCCCAAAAATAGCTTTGAAGAAAGAGTTATGAAGGCCTTtgagatttataataatagttACCTTGAAGGTCTAAGATGCACACCATTTGAGGCAGTTAAAGATAATACGGGCAATGTAATGCTAAGAAATGGACCAGAAGGAGATTATAGTAGTCGATTTAAAAAGAGATATACAGACAAGTTCGTCGAGAGTGCGAGTTGCGAAGagtgaaaatttaaagggTCTAATAAGTATGAAAAAGGTAGGTTTTTGGATATTGGGACGATTAAGATTGTGTGTCCAATGGATTCTTATGTAGTAAAATTAATGAATGGACGATTAGTTAAGAAGAGGCACTATGACTTAAAAGATCTGCTTAGGGTTGATGATGACGTAGGAGACTAACCGTCTTGGAGGGGGgatgttatatattcttatatttttgaaccCCATTATGGAGAACAAATACATTCGATaacattttttgtaattacAAAATCTGAACCATTAtgaaaagtaaaaatattaattttggtCAAATTTCCGCTCTAATTTTATCAGATGAATGTAGGACATTTTgcactaaaaaaaatttctgttttttatttataaaaaatgtgaaTCTGCATGCAGTAACTTATAGATTAAATTTAGTTTGCCTATAATTGTTCAATACAAAAACATCACATAACATCATAAAACAATGCCGACTCATTGCACCAAAACTATTTGACTTTTTACAATGGAAGATTTTTGTtccaaaaatattattaaatgtatAAGAACTGAAAaacattatataatatttatttcttaaaaaaaaataatagtcTTATGAAAATTgtagaataaataaaatatatacaaatagaaaaatcacttgtaagaatttatttataacgCGATTAGTACTAATGAAAATCCAATGACAGAAATAGACACCAATACTTTGTCTGAATTGCTACTTACAGATTCTTCATCAACGTTTTTATCGTCGTTTTTTACTTtcgtatttttttttttcgtttgCGGGCTAGAAGCTGCATTCTTTTGTTGAGAGGTTGGTTTATACTCATAAAATGTAGACCTTTTGTCGGTCTGTATTCCTTCTATAAACCTAGGTTTGGAATTATAAACAGCTTTGATTGTTTTTTCGTCATTAGCCATTTCATTGTATTCttgtatattataattaaatttttctggTTTTAACTGAAAATCATTCGGTGTTGGGGCATATGCAAGAATGTATTTGTTACCTTCAGTCTTGACAATAAGAGCTCCACTATCAAGTAATTCTCCGGCGTTTTCATGTACAGCAATTTTCTTAGGCATACTCCATTCATTATCATTTGGCccttttgattttatttctattcCTCCTCGACCATCAGTCTTTATAGAATAGGCCACATTGTCTTTTAGATTGACCAATTCTTCAACGTGTATGTCTGGCTGTTCTTTAAGACTAACATTGTTGAATATGAATACTAGAAGTTGCAGGtccatttttatttacccccataaaaattttatttatattttacatgtTTATTTACACTACAAGAAAACACTGTGAATAAACAAACTTAAACAATtgaataaacaaatttcttaaaacaaacatacgagtatcaaaaaaatattttgataacTTTGATTGCTTTTTacttataagaaaaaattagaatGTTCAAAGTCGATTTTCCATGTCATATAAATCCTATTGTTGGAATGAAACCATaggtttatttattataaaatatttaaagaacaACATGTCAAATGTCTCAGAAAGGCCAATGCCGGATTTGACATGTGTTACACTTCCTACacttataattataaagtttttttgattatcAAATCTATTAAAAGTAATTCGTATAGCCAACAAAGATAAATGTGTAAATCCAATTATAGTTTGTAGAAAATAGACATGTTGTAATATGGAAAAAAGTAATCAATAATTCTTTCGATTAGCAAGGTTGCATAGGGagttaaaattaaataaaaccTAAGATAGAGCatcaaaaatacttttttcaGGTATTAACTGGACatcataaattataaaaagcaATTTAATCATCTATACCATATGtatttgaaataaaaagcaGAAAATAACttataataacaaaaaCTAATGTGATCGGATAACCCCACGTTTTTGCAAAACATAAGTTAGCATATTAatcaatatatatatatatatagagTTCGTATTTTCATTAACAGACCTATGATGAGTAAATACTCAATGAACGTTCATTGAGCATACAGCACGAAATATAGATCATATATCTGtaatcaaaatattatactgAAATTTCAACAtgaatcaaaaaaatttaaatccGCCTACGGCTAAATTCTACGACATCATGTAATGAATATATTACTTCCATCTATTTGTTGCAAACCAATAATTCATACTATAAgggtcaaaaaaatataatgtcaTTTATATTCGGTTTgctttttacaaataacattataatgtctaaatttaattcttaCGTTGTGATTCTATcgatacaaaattttttaatttggcGGGAAACGATTTTTTTGcgttaaaatttatacacataaaaataatgaattcTCTAGTTAAAATACTGTAATAGAGACGAGTTTGacatatataatataatttgaagagatttttattattataacctatatttgcttttttattttactctttgaaaaaatcacattaaaaaaaaaatttatttgttggTGTTTCATATTGTCATAATCAAACATATAAGCccaaatttttctatactaaataaatttccGAAAGGATTTGTTAACATCCGAATTGGCGGAACTTCAATACATTTCTTAAAAACTGTAAATAGCAAGATCGGCGAGTAATATAAACATATGAAAGagtaaaaatcattataGTATTACattctttataaagaaatagaacttctataaaaaaattgataaaaaagtaCATAAAGTATCTTTAGAAatcttgtaaaaataatatatactctaatatttttgaataaaaaacctAACTGTAAATCTCATAAAGATGCTTAGAGAATTATCCAACAAATGTGGTCGAATATGGAAGTTTgattatatgaaaagacAAAAAGATGTGGTTAACATGTATAACATTTAACATGTTATAATCTACTTTCAcgaagtaaaaaatatatacgTGACTAAGTATAGAAGATCTTATTTTAATTGATCAGAAATAAAGTCGAGacaaaaatatctaaatattttaaaataccCCGATACCAGGTATTTCTAATTTgacaagaagaaaaaagaaaggaCATTGGCGAAGCTGAAATTTCAATCGGGATAGACTTACCATAGTTGTGAATGAAGAgttaagaaatattattcttttactttaggaaataaatatgatcGTGTAATAGTTTTAGAGAAGACACAGGATGAAAAAAGGTCAAGTTACTACTAAAGAAcgataaaaaaactaaaaattaatttttttttcgaagcATACATCCAATATTTTTCGCTACAAAGGCGTTGGTGTATCTCCATTTGAAACAAAGACTAGAATTACGATCACTAAAGATGCTAGAGAGGAATACGTGGGAAGACTCTAAGTGCACTGGCCGAGAATATATTTGCTAAAGAAGTGGTATGTGTATGAGAATAGTAGTATAtcaaaagattttataagcATTTATCATATTAGTATTTGAAATtgaaattcaaaatatataagcGCTCCTAAATATAAGTGCTATCAACATCTAACATCTAGGAAAAATGCACAATTATatgaattatttaaatctttttcaaaattaaaaaaaatttacaaatgtattaaaatagTGGAGCTTTGTATATTAGGTTTGTGTCTATAtactatataaaaaaataacccTTTTGCTTGTTAACTCTTTCGACGTGGCAGCTGGTGCGGAACTGAAAATGAAAGGATTAACATTCAGAATTTCTAAGGCCAAGGCAGACTtggaatatttatagttacAGTTCAACCCCCATAACATTATCCAAGACAAGGCGAAGATATCAATTTTCCTTATGATTTTTGAGAGGGAGGCCCAAATTCTACTTACACAAATagaaaaatctataaatgTAATATGAAGCAACTAAAAGGggaattgaaaaaaatgacagaaaaaatacactttttaaattactaGAAGCTagacaaaatttaaatgaaCCAGTGAGAGAATGACTAGCAAGAGTTATAACTATTGCTTATGATTCGGGCATTAGGAAGAAATCGgcaattaaataattttaaggacattttattatagaaGGATTTGTAACATTTAGAGGCTACTTTTTCAACCAGTATCTATTCGAGGATTGCTTAAATAAGATAGAATTATTAAGGAGGAGAGAATacttaatgaaaaaaaaaggaaaatttggaaataaaaaatccaTAGGGTTAGCATTAAGCAAAAAAGAATCAACAAATATGTTCCGGAAGAGAACAAAATATgtacttaaaaattataattaacaaTCTACAAACACCATTAGGAGAAGTCAAGACAACGGTAGTATGTATTGCGGGCGATAAAATATATGCAGTAGTAGATATTAGAagtatttgtaatttaattagTTGGAAGCTGGTAGAAGAAAAGAGATTTCTTaacaacaaaataaaagtgaCTACTAAAACTAATATCTTTGAACAAGAAAACACTTTAACAGAGTACGTAGAAATAACTGCACCTTATATAACATCCAAATAACGACCAACTTCAACATTATGACCAATAATCAGTTCATCTTTTGATTGAACCCCTAAATTatgtaaattaaaaaaattgagaCATGAGATAGGTGAACTTGAGAAGAAGGGTTGTAAAGTATTTAAAGTAAGCCATCAGAAGgttctaataaaatattaggcacaataaatacaaaagaaGCAACCTGAGtcaatgttaaaaaaataaatataccAAATGGGGCATAAAAGGTAACTGAAAAGCAAAAACAAAGCTATTAAATTCaagttatataaaaagacaaCCTAGCCATGATACAATCATGCCCCCAGTAAAAACCCCCCCgatgaaaatatagaatatCTGTTACAACAGAtggttaaataaaatcgTAGAGGACAATAATTACTCGGTcccaaaaataaatgaaactATCGATATGACACAGAGCAAAAAGATTTTCACAGTATAAAACCTAAcggataaaatttttccaaattaaaattgatCCTAaggataaatttaaaacatccCTTTATTTAAGAACAATTTGTATCAAAGTACTAAAATGCCATAAGGTTTTAAGAATTTACCTGCAATTTTTCATAAGATAATGGACAACATCTTATGCGATatcatgaaaaataaattaaaggCCTATATAGACGGCATAATTGTATATGGCGATTCCGAAAAGAGCTGATCAGAGCTTTTTAGAAGTTCTACAATAagttatagaaaaaaaatgcattataaatgtacaaaaaaaaacttttgcCATCTAAGATCAACGAGTCAACTCAAAGACCAAAAAGAGAACATCAGagaaagattttaaatttaaaagaaccAAAAATAAGAAACCCCTACAAAAAAACTAGGATTTGCTAattactataaaaaatatatcgcGCGGCTAGCAACAATTTCGCAACCATTAAATGATGCACTTGATGGTCTTTAAAACAaagattaattttaaaggaaTGAAGAATGTGAGACGCATTTTGCAACATAAAACTATAGATAAATTCTGTCATAGCAACAAACGTAACAGACTTTACAAAACTTATTGTTCTTACAATAATTACTTCTAATAACGGAATCAAGTGTGGCCTTTAAGAATTAAAAGTTGGTGAACTTATGCTATTGATTGGGGATAAAAAAACTGCCCTaagcaaataaaatacCTATTAACTGTGAAAAATATCTAGCAATGGCTTGGGGATATAGCACTATAAACTA is a genomic window containing:
- a CDS encoding endonuclease; translation: MQFVNKGTFDMATAIKTVGCFSGKKEEDINTWLRDTTFTARVFGLTEDQTARLICLESKIEILQFTENSGHSRRVFKPQQFGNLEAFIDFCRKGNSLIEQQTMEYKAVSPIVIKKSPSVLKSILYDFARQCQDWSEFLRRTEEVSWIAFPMKSNTINTDETLDNRTLKVAPSKKGNMPYTIENYKINSCFTNPCYINVEFNRKRHRALIDTGADVSLIPTRVLEGTNIRFTRSSTIIRAASGTPLEFTGRCLNINFRTENTLITFSPCVTEWTPDYIILGVDAIRTNPILLEQLIRKFANTVKKGSLINKVNYISIEEKYHDMFKTEILELTLCNMGKHQIETTVAKAIYQKNGKIPLHFEEVAPVTKPDGSIRLCIDYRELNKITVKDKCPLPRIDIILDDLADATIFSTLDATSGYYQRGRHYEFNRMPFGLCIAPATFQRTMDKIFVKENRKFVIPYLDDIIIYSKNHQEHREHLEIVLRKLKAAGIALNRKKCHFFKEEIKILGNIVTNKTIKPDTEKVKPINEYNEPEFIRNLSAIAAPLYELFKGESKQSVKSISLSKKEKRAFEDLKRLLTEENIRYKINLRKPFILTTDASEQGIGAILSQIGDDGKEHFVSAFSKSLKKAHKNYSTTDKELWAVVKGIENYRHYLLGREFILKTDYKALTYLWEAKNPTSRLLRWAMKLQEYAFQSTYIKGEVNGADGLSRQNPTEKDINIIEATGPSDEDRQKILESYHLYVGHASASTMSFMISQRYKWAGMHKDIKERVEKCKTWLKSGYPLRNTKNKVIRSERPYKIWVVDLIGRICDTSGQNSFIFIAIDHYSKWVETAVINYKTGPTIMGLIQQLIIEKHGIPERILTDNGPEFINSDIKDLAEKNGIDWQYSKPEHHETVGAVERANQTSMKILNKITDFGRVSWKNKLPEATRCLNLKNKLPMLSVDKALDKEEVTFSAEETKSKRDENFEKYKKAIVKGKEEVAKKLNVSDKVLIYRETKSQKFKCNWEDGYVITEIILPDAYVVKKE
- a CDS encoding endonuclease, producing MQFVNKGTFDMATAIKTGFWTDRRSDRQTYLPGSTGPALSWIAMAFERVSELDLAEFTENSGHSRRVFKPQQFGNLEAFIDFCRKGNSLIEQQTMEYKAVSPIVIKKSPSVLKSILYDFARQCQDWSEFLRRTEEVSWIAFPMKSNTINTDETLDNRTLKVAPSKKGNMPYTIENYKINSCFTNPCYINVEFNRKRHRALIDTGADVSLIPTRVLEGTNIRFTRSSTIIRAASGTPLEFTGRCLNINFRTENTLITFSPCVTEWTPDYIILGVDAIRTNPILLEQLIRKFANTVKKGSLINKVNYISIEEKYHDMFKTEILELTLCNMGKHQIETTVAKAIYQKNGKIPLHFEE